One region of Rhodocaloribacter litoris genomic DNA includes:
- a CDS encoding aminotransferase class V-fold PLP-dependent enzyme translates to MTIDVARARQDTPGCERVLHFNNAGMALPPRPVLEAQIAHLRREAETGGYEAAAEAHEALEHTYDALARLLGCRRDEIALVENATRAWDLAFYALPFRPGDRILTARAAYASNFIAFLQVARRTGATVEVVPSDEHGQVSVEALRELLDERVRLVALTHVPTNGGLVNPAAEVGRVTRAAGIPFLLDACQSAGQLPLDVETIGCDMLSATGRKYLRGPRGTGFLYVRRAWLERLEPPMLDLHAATWVSRDRYEIRPDARRFETWEGNVAGKIALGVAVDYALHWGLEAIRDRVQRLAERLRHRLAELPGITVRDLGRTRCGLVTFTSSLMEADEIHRHLRARGINVSVTTPASTRLDAEARNLPPMVRASVHYYNTENEIERFCDVLAGLSGVT, encoded by the coding sequence ATGACGATAGACGTTGCCCGTGCCCGGCAGGATACCCCCGGCTGCGAGAGGGTGCTTCACTTCAACAACGCAGGGATGGCCCTGCCGCCCCGGCCCGTGCTCGAGGCCCAGATAGCCCACCTTCGCCGTGAGGCGGAGACGGGCGGCTACGAAGCCGCCGCCGAAGCACACGAGGCCCTCGAACACACCTACGACGCCCTGGCCCGCCTGCTCGGTTGCCGGCGCGACGAGATCGCCCTCGTCGAGAACGCCACGCGGGCCTGGGACCTGGCCTTCTATGCCCTGCCGTTCCGCCCGGGCGACCGCATCCTGACCGCCCGGGCCGCCTATGCGAGCAACTTCATCGCCTTCCTGCAGGTCGCCCGGCGCACCGGCGCCACGGTCGAGGTCGTCCCGAGCGACGAGCACGGCCAGGTCTCGGTCGAGGCGCTGCGCGAGCTGCTCGACGAGCGGGTCAGGCTCGTGGCCCTGACGCACGTGCCCACGAACGGGGGCCTCGTCAACCCCGCGGCCGAGGTCGGCCGCGTGACCCGCGCGGCCGGCATCCCGTTCCTGCTCGATGCCTGCCAGTCCGCCGGCCAGCTACCGCTCGACGTGGAAACCATCGGGTGCGACATGCTCTCGGCCACCGGGCGCAAGTACCTCCGCGGCCCGCGCGGCACCGGCTTCCTGTACGTCCGCCGCGCCTGGCTCGAACGCCTGGAACCGCCGATGCTCGACCTGCACGCCGCCACCTGGGTGAGCCGCGACCGCTACGAAATCCGCCCCGACGCCCGCCGGTTCGAAACCTGGGAAGGCAACGTCGCCGGCAAGATCGCGCTCGGCGTGGCCGTGGACTATGCGCTGCACTGGGGCCTGGAGGCCATACGGGACCGCGTCCAGCGGCTGGCCGAACGCCTGCGGCACCGCCTGGCCGAACTGCCCGGCATCACCGTCCGCGACCTCGGGCGGACGCGCTGCGGCCTCGTCACCTTCACCTCCAGCCTTATGGAAGCCGACGAAATCCACCGGCACCTCCGCGCCCGCGGCATCAACGTTTCCGTGACCACGCCCGCCTCGACCCGCCTCGACGCCGAGGCCCGCAACCTGCCGCCGATGGTGCGCGCCTCCGTGCATTACTACAATACCGAAAACGAAATTGAACGCTTCTGTGACGTCCTCGCCGGTTTAAGCGGCGTTACATA
- a CDS encoding RNA polymerase sigma factor: MTEKTHADTSLTDDELLARARGGEALAFRLLVERYEGTVAATVHGLLGNGADAEDVGQEVFVRFYRSLDRFRGEASLKTYLTRIAVNLSLNALRRRRRFWARFLPEDRFEDLEDATYEPDVEARDRAALVRAALERLAPPFRVVVVLRMIEGYSTRETAEILDLPLGTVLSRLARAQQKLKVLLTPYFDDET; the protein is encoded by the coding sequence TTGACCGAAAAGACGCACGCCGATACGTCGCTGACCGATGACGAGCTACTCGCCCGCGCGCGAGGCGGGGAGGCGCTTGCCTTCCGCCTGCTGGTGGAACGGTACGAGGGAACGGTCGCGGCCACCGTGCATGGCCTGCTCGGCAACGGGGCCGACGCGGAAGACGTCGGACAGGAAGTCTTCGTCCGGTTCTACCGGAGCCTGGATCGCTTTCGGGGGGAGGCGAGCCTGAAGACCTACCTGACGCGGATTGCCGTCAACCTGTCGCTCAATGCGCTCAGGCGCCGGCGTCGCTTCTGGGCCCGCTTCTTGCCGGAGGATCGCTTCGAGGATCTGGAAGATGCGACGTACGAGCCCGATGTCGAAGCCCGGGACCGTGCGGCCCTCGTGCGGGCGGCCCTCGAACGCCTGGCGCCGCCGTTCCGGGTTGTGGTCGTGCTCCGCATGATCGAGGGATATTCGACGCGGGAAACGGCCGAGATCCTTGACCTGCCGCTCGGTACGGTGCTCTCGCGACTGGCCCGCGCGCAGCAGAAGCTCAAGGTGCTCCTGACACCCTACTTCGATGATGAAACCTGA